In one Echinicola marina genomic region, the following are encoded:
- a CDS encoding sodium-translocating pyrophosphatase: MEQVIYVVPALGILGLIVMAIKSSWVNKQANGDENMLELAGHIAKGAMAFLKAEWKVLFYFVIIAGIILAWSGTLVDNSTPIIAVSFVLGAFLSAFAGYIGMNIATKANVRTTEAAKNSLEKALKVSFTGGSVMGLGVAGLAVLGMGSLFIVFYHVYVVSTGGDVNGLDMEKALEVLAGFSLGAESIALFARVGGGIYTKAADVGADLVGKVEAGIPEDDVRNPATIADNVGDNVGDVAGMGADLFGSYVATILASMVLGREIVSNDQIGGIAPILLPLLIAGIGLAFSIIGTLFVKIKSESDSVQAALNKGNWISIILTVAASYFLIDFLLPDGDLRMMREGSPTFTKMGVFGAVFIGLIVGALMSMITEYYTAMGRRPVNSIIKQSSTGHATNIIGGLSVGMESTVLPILVLASGIYASFWSAGLYGVAIAAAGMMATTAMQLAIDAFGPIADNAGGIAEMSGCDKKVRERTDILDAVGNTTAAAGKGFAIASAALTALALFAAYVGLAGINSIDIYKADVLSGLFVGAMIPFIFSSLAIAAVGRAAMDMVNEVRRQFREIPGIMEYKAKPEYDKCVEISTKASIREMIAPGAIALLAPIIVGFSFGPEVLGGVLAGVTVSGVLMGIFQNNAGGAWDNAKKSFEKGVEINGQMEYKGSEPHKASVTGDTVGDPFKDTSGPSMNILIKLTSIVSLIIAPHISEVDHHSVGNIEQEEKVIQVDEVKSELTAFSEIKNNQNPMK, translated from the coding sequence ATGGAACAAGTTATCTATGTAGTCCCCGCGCTGGGGATTTTGGGTTTAATAGTCATGGCCATCAAATCTTCCTGGGTCAACAAACAGGCCAATGGTGATGAGAATATGTTGGAATTAGCAGGACATATCGCCAAGGGAGCCATGGCATTTTTAAAAGCAGAGTGGAAGGTTTTGTTCTACTTTGTAATTATTGCAGGGATTATCTTGGCCTGGTCAGGCACCTTGGTAGATAATTCTACCCCAATAATAGCTGTTTCCTTTGTTTTGGGTGCTTTTTTATCCGCTTTTGCAGGTTATATAGGAATGAATATTGCCACAAAGGCCAACGTGAGAACCACCGAGGCGGCCAAGAACAGCCTGGAAAAAGCCTTAAAAGTGTCCTTTACTGGCGGTTCAGTAATGGGCTTGGGTGTAGCAGGCCTAGCAGTTTTGGGAATGGGTTCTTTGTTTATTGTTTTTTACCATGTCTATGTGGTCAGTACAGGAGGAGATGTGAACGGTCTGGACATGGAAAAGGCATTGGAAGTACTTGCCGGTTTTTCTTTGGGAGCGGAGTCCATCGCTCTTTTTGCTAGAGTGGGCGGAGGTATTTATACTAAGGCAGCCGATGTAGGGGCAGATTTGGTAGGAAAGGTTGAGGCAGGCATTCCTGAGGATGATGTGAGGAATCCAGCCACCATAGCAGATAATGTTGGGGACAATGTAGGTGATGTAGCTGGAATGGGGGCCGACCTTTTTGGTTCTTATGTGGCCACGATTTTAGCGTCCATGGTATTGGGAAGGGAAATTGTCTCCAATGATCAAATTGGAGGAATTGCTCCGATATTATTACCCTTATTGATTGCCGGAATTGGATTGGCGTTTTCGATAATTGGGACCCTATTTGTCAAGATAAAAAGTGAAAGTGATAGTGTTCAGGCTGCCCTGAACAAGGGGAATTGGATTTCCATCATTCTCACTGTTGCTGCTTCTTATTTTCTAATCGACTTTTTGTTGCCCGATGGTGATCTCAGAATGATGAGAGAAGGTTCTCCGACTTTTACAAAAATGGGCGTATTTGGCGCGGTGTTTATAGGCCTGATCGTCGGAGCCTTGATGAGTATGATTACAGAGTATTATACAGCTATGGGACGTAGACCGGTTAATAGTATTATTAAGCAGTCTTCTACTGGTCATGCCACCAATATTATTGGCGGCTTATCTGTGGGAATGGAATCTACTGTATTACCTATTTTGGTATTGGCATCAGGAATTTATGCTTCTTTTTGGAGTGCAGGTTTATATGGAGTGGCCATTGCGGCTGCAGGTATGATGGCCACTACGGCCATGCAGTTGGCCATTGATGCTTTTGGTCCTATAGCTGATAATGCTGGTGGAATAGCAGAAATGTCAGGTTGCGATAAAAAAGTAAGGGAAAGAACAGATATTTTGGATGCAGTCGGAAACACTACTGCTGCTGCGGGTAAGGGCTTTGCCATTGCATCAGCTGCCTTGACTGCCTTGGCCTTGTTTGCAGCTTATGTTGGTCTCGCAGGGATCAACTCTATTGATATCTATAAGGCAGATGTGCTCTCAGGCTTATTTGTGGGCGCTATGATACCTTTTATATTTTCTTCATTGGCCATAGCTGCCGTAGGGCGTGCGGCCATGGATATGGTCAATGAGGTAAGAAGGCAATTCCGGGAGATTCCCGGTATCATGGAGTATAAGGCCAAGCCTGAATATGACAAGTGCGTGGAAATTTCCACCAAAGCCTCTATCCGGGAAATGATTGCACCCGGGGCAATTGCCTTGCTTGCGCCTATTATCGTGGGATTTAGCTTTGGCCCGGAAGTACTGGGAGGTGTTTTGGCTGGAGTAACGGTGTCTGGTGTGCTGATGGGGATTTTCCAAAATAATGCTGGAGGAGCATGGGACAATGCCAAGAAATCATTTGAAAAAGGAGTTGAAATAAATGGGCAAATGGAATATAAAGGGTCAGAACCACATAAGGCATCTGTGACAGGAGATACAGTTGGGGATCCATTCAAAGATACTTCAGGGCCATCCATGAATATTTTGATCAAGCTGACTTCCATTGTTTCCTTGATCATCGCACCGCATATTTCGGAAGTCGATCATCATAGCGTGGGAAATATTGAGCAAGAGGAAAAAGTGATTCAGGTGGACGAAGTAAAATCTGAATTGACAGCCTTTTCGGAAATTAAGAACAACCAAAACCCAATGAAATGA
- a CDS encoding NAD(P)H-quinone oxidoreductase produces the protein MKAVIISKPGKPEVLQVQERDIPKPKAHEVLIKVKAAGINRPDIIQRKGFYPAPPDAPADIPGLEVSGTITAKGPDVEHWQIGDEVCALVAGGGYAEFVCAPAAQCLPIPEGISLIDAASLPETFFTVWNNIFDIAKFLPGETVLIHGGSSGIGVTAIQMVTAMGGKAIVTAGSTEKCGICESLGAIKAINYNEEDFEEKVMEYTDENGVDIILDMIGGDYGPKNINILKPKGRLVMINAMKGKIAEIDLMRVMKNQLTITGSTLRPKPIDYKGKIAQNLLKHIWPLFDEKIKPVIYTTFPMERATEAHQLMESSKHIGKILLQNTETI, from the coding sequence ATGAAAGCAGTCATCATAAGCAAACCAGGCAAACCTGAAGTACTACAGGTACAGGAAAGAGATATTCCAAAACCAAAGGCCCATGAAGTATTGATAAAAGTCAAAGCTGCAGGAATCAACCGACCAGATATTATCCAACGAAAAGGGTTCTACCCCGCTCCACCTGATGCTCCAGCAGATATACCCGGCTTGGAAGTTTCTGGAACCATTACTGCCAAAGGTCCTGATGTGGAACATTGGCAAATTGGTGATGAGGTATGCGCACTAGTTGCTGGTGGTGGATATGCAGAGTTTGTTTGTGCACCTGCTGCTCAATGCTTACCTATCCCTGAAGGTATATCCCTGATCGATGCGGCTTCACTTCCAGAAACATTTTTCACAGTCTGGAACAATATTTTCGATATAGCCAAATTTCTGCCAGGCGAAACTGTCCTTATTCATGGAGGAAGCAGTGGAATCGGCGTGACTGCCATCCAAATGGTCACCGCTATGGGTGGGAAAGCAATAGTTACTGCTGGATCAACAGAAAAATGCGGTATCTGTGAATCTCTTGGGGCAATTAAAGCCATCAATTATAATGAAGAAGACTTTGAAGAAAAGGTAATGGAATATACCGATGAAAATGGTGTGGATATCATTTTGGACATGATCGGTGGAGACTACGGGCCTAAGAACATCAATATCCTTAAACCCAAAGGAAGGTTGGTAATGATCAATGCCATGAAGGGCAAAATTGCAGAAATAGACTTGATGAGGGTGATGAAAAATCAATTGACAATCACTGGTTCTACCCTTCGTCCTAAACCGATTGATTATAAAGGTAAAATAGCCCAAAATCTGCTAAAACATATTTGGCCACTGTTTGATGAAAAAATAAAACCGGTCATCTATACAACTTTCCCAATGGAAAGGGCCACTGAGGCCCATCAACTCATGGAAAGTTCCAAGCATATTGGTAAAATACTGTTGCAAAATACAGAAACAATATAA
- a CDS encoding amidohydrolase family protein gives MTYPMNGFLKLFTFLLAIQILAACQNQNKEQTENLKNTQIITNVNLIDIRTGDINKAQVIIEDQKVKSILAPSNKTIKDAVLINGEGKYLVPGLAEMHAHIPSVIWNDPQMEETLFLYLSNGVTTIRGMLGHPLHLTLREKADSMAILSPRIYTSSPSLNGNSVTTVEQAQSMVTNFQKEGYDFLKLHPGIRLHVFDEIVKTANEVGIPFAGHVSTLVGIRHALESKYGSVDHIDGFLEGLVPESLEVNPSENGFFGYNFTSLADTSLIPELVQMSSENKVWVVPTQSLFTRWFSPIPADSLANQPEMQYMAPEVIENWTNSKVNLTEGEGYDPEQWEDFMHIRKRLIKSLHDNGQGLLLGSDAPQVFNVPGFSIQHELQAMVDAGLSPLEALQIGTINPAKYFNQSGKFGEIKEGASADMILLDKNPLEDIRNMEHPAGVMVRGTWISRDEIDQKLKSISDKFKTEK, from the coding sequence ATGACTTATCCTATGAATGGCTTTTTAAAATTATTTACATTCCTGCTGGCGATTCAGATTCTAGCAGCCTGTCAAAATCAAAATAAGGAACAAACAGAAAACCTTAAAAATACCCAAATCATCACCAATGTAAACCTAATTGATATCAGAACAGGAGATATCAATAAAGCACAAGTGATTATAGAAGATCAAAAAGTAAAAAGCATCTTAGCACCGAGCAATAAAACAATAAAGGATGCTGTTTTGATCAATGGAGAGGGAAAGTATCTCGTTCCAGGATTGGCAGAGATGCACGCGCATATCCCTTCTGTAATTTGGAACGATCCCCAAATGGAAGAAACCTTATTCTTGTATCTTTCCAATGGTGTCACTACTATTAGAGGTATGCTAGGTCATCCTCTGCATTTGACACTAAGGGAAAAAGCAGATAGCATGGCCATTTTAAGCCCAAGAATCTATACTTCCAGCCCCTCCCTAAATGGCAATAGTGTCACTACAGTGGAACAGGCCCAAAGCATGGTCACAAACTTCCAAAAAGAGGGTTATGACTTCCTTAAGCTTCATCCAGGAATACGTTTACATGTATTTGATGAGATCGTAAAAACGGCAAATGAAGTAGGAATTCCCTTTGCGGGTCACGTTTCCACTTTGGTAGGAATCAGACACGCTTTGGAAAGTAAATATGGCAGCGTGGACCATATAGATGGTTTTTTAGAAGGTTTGGTTCCGGAATCATTGGAGGTCAATCCTAGTGAAAACGGATTTTTCGGATACAATTTCACTTCTTTGGCAGATACCAGCCTTATACCCGAACTTGTCCAAATGTCCTCAGAAAATAAAGTGTGGGTAGTACCTACCCAAAGCCTGTTCACCCGCTGGTTCTCCCCTATTCCTGCTGATTCTTTGGCCAATCAGCCAGAAATGCAGTATATGGCTCCTGAAGTGATTGAAAACTGGACCAACAGCAAAGTAAACCTTACGGAGGGCGAAGGCTATGATCCTGAACAATGGGAAGATTTCATGCACATCAGAAAGCGATTGATCAAATCCTTACATGATAATGGACAAGGCTTATTATTGGGATCAGATGCTCCACAAGTATTCAATGTTCCTGGCTTTTCCATCCAACATGAACTCCAAGCCATGGTTGATGCTGGCTTAAGCCCCTTGGAAGCATTACAGATTGGCACAATCAACCCGGCAAAATATTTTAACCAATCTGGAAAATTCGGAGAAATCAAGGAAGGAGCAAGTGCAGACATGATTTTATTGGACAAAAACCCCTTAGAAGATATCAGAAATATGGAACACCCAGCTGGGGTAATGGTCAGGGGAACTTGGATAAGCAGAGACGAAATTGACCAAAAGTTAAAATCCATATCTGATAAATTCAAGACAGAAAAATAA
- a CDS encoding pirin family protein, with protein MKDTAIKKIRQLGFQWQTQDPFLFCAYHLDDYPEGNESLGPKASLEGRNIGQDFTIKDGWRMYHGSKVPGFPAHPHKGFETVTLVERGLADHSDSLGAAGRFGEGDVQWMTAGKGVMHSEMFPLLNQDKKNPLLLFQLWLNLPKASKNVPPHFKMLWADTIPYHNEVDKNGNKTQIKVIAGQIGETKAPAPNPDSWAADPENHVAIWTIKMDAHAIWTLPATEEGINRSLFFYEGSQLETEGFELPEGHSIDLYSEKEITFVNGDQPAELLFLQGKPINEPVVQHGPFVMNSNQEIHQAIKEFQTTQFGGWPWPNHEPTHPKERGRFAIHADGREEIKD; from the coding sequence ATGAAGGATACAGCAATAAAAAAAATCAGACAATTAGGTTTCCAGTGGCAGACCCAAGATCCATTCTTGTTTTGTGCCTACCATTTGGATGATTACCCTGAAGGCAATGAAAGCCTAGGTCCAAAAGCTTCTTTGGAAGGAAGAAACATAGGTCAGGATTTCACTATTAAAGATGGCTGGAGAATGTACCATGGTTCTAAAGTTCCTGGATTTCCAGCGCATCCCCATAAAGGCTTTGAAACGGTTACGCTCGTAGAAAGAGGTTTGGCTGACCACTCCGACTCCTTGGGCGCTGCCGGTAGATTTGGAGAAGGAGATGTACAATGGATGACAGCTGGCAAAGGGGTAATGCACAGTGAAATGTTTCCATTGCTCAACCAAGACAAAAAGAATCCTTTGTTACTTTTCCAATTGTGGTTAAATCTTCCCAAAGCCAGTAAAAATGTGCCTCCACATTTCAAAATGCTATGGGCAGACACTATTCCTTACCATAATGAAGTAGACAAAAATGGCAACAAAACTCAAATTAAGGTAATTGCTGGACAAATCGGTGAAACCAAAGCTCCAGCACCCAATCCTGATTCTTGGGCAGCAGATCCTGAAAACCATGTGGCTATTTGGACCATCAAAATGGATGCTCATGCTATTTGGACACTTCCTGCAACAGAAGAAGGCATAAACAGGAGCCTGTTCTTCTACGAGGGAAGTCAATTGGAAACAGAGGGCTTCGAACTGCCTGAGGGACATTCTATAGACTTGTATTCTGAAAAGGAAATTACCTTTGTAAATGGAGATCAGCCAGCTGAATTACTCTTTTTACAAGGTAAGCCTATCAATGAGCCTGTAGTACAACATGGTCCATTCGTAATGAACAGCAATCAGGAAATTCATCAGGCCATAAAGGAATTCCAGACTACCCAATTTGGAGGTTGGCCTTGGCCGAATCATGAGCCTACCCATCCAAAAGAAAGGGGAAGATTTGCTATTCATGCAGATGGTAGAGAAGAAATAAAAGATTAA
- a CDS encoding glycerate kinase family protein, with translation MNILIAPNAFKGTIKADLAAKIIKNGLLAVDSNLDIQTSPIADGGDGTCFLLANELGWEPRECTALDAIGRPKAGVFYLNKSQNKAMLDVSTVSGLDGLKPFQVDANLSSTYGTGELIVEAIKEGVNEVILGLGGSATVDMGTGILRALGFLFLDQNGREISMFGHGFISRIAHIQRPAKRQPIRFTCLCDVDNTFFGPKGAIPVFGPQKGIAPDDISAFEDSAKSLFQLLQKKSKGVLMDREGFGAAGGIALGLSAFFPVEIKSGAQYFFDQVKMVEKVKAADWIITGEGRFDSQSAGGKGSYELLQLVKSMGKKCLIITSGEKDEAIESGFDEVVLLPELDSNQHNYEDKAIESLKKSMQEFSWGTLFETKK, from the coding sequence ATGAACATCCTAATAGCTCCAAATGCCTTCAAAGGAACCATTAAGGCGGATCTGGCCGCCAAAATCATCAAAAATGGCCTTCTAGCCGTTGATTCCAATCTTGATATACAAACAAGTCCCATTGCCGATGGAGGTGATGGGACTTGCTTTTTATTGGCCAATGAGTTGGGATGGGAGCCTAGGGAATGTACGGCCTTAGATGCTATTGGAAGGCCTAAGGCAGGTGTTTTTTATTTGAATAAAAGTCAAAACAAAGCCATGCTGGATGTTTCCACTGTTAGTGGTTTGGATGGGCTGAAGCCTTTTCAAGTGGATGCCAATCTGAGCAGTACTTATGGTACTGGGGAGCTCATTGTTGAAGCTATTAAGGAAGGAGTGAATGAAGTAATACTTGGACTTGGAGGCAGTGCCACCGTGGATATGGGAACGGGTATTTTGAGGGCCTTGGGTTTTCTTTTTCTTGATCAAAATGGTAGAGAGATTTCGATGTTTGGTCATGGATTTATCTCCCGAATAGCCCATATCCAAAGACCAGCGAAAAGGCAGCCTATTCGCTTTACTTGTCTTTGTGATGTGGACAATACCTTTTTTGGGCCAAAGGGAGCAATTCCTGTTTTTGGGCCACAGAAAGGGATAGCTCCTGATGATATTTCAGCATTTGAGGATTCAGCCAAAAGCCTTTTTCAACTTTTACAGAAGAAGTCTAAAGGAGTTTTAATGGATAGGGAGGGATTTGGAGCTGCAGGTGGGATTGCACTGGGCTTGAGTGCCTTTTTTCCGGTGGAGATAAAATCCGGAGCTCAATATTTTTTTGATCAGGTCAAAATGGTGGAGAAGGTAAAAGCCGCAGATTGGATAATAACCGGAGAAGGCCGATTTGATAGCCAATCGGCAGGAGGGAAGGGGAGCTATGAATTACTTCAGCTGGTGAAGTCTATGGGAAAAAAATGTCTAATCATTACTTCCGGAGAAAAAGATGAAGCCATAGAAAGTGGTTTTGATGAAGTCGTGCTATTACCTGAACTGGATTCTAATCAACATAACTATGAGGATAAAGCCATAGAAAGTCTAAAAAAATCAATGCAAGAATTCTCTTGGGGTACCTTATTTGAAACCAAAAAATAA